The window ttcaggaatctggacgccgtccagatgtactgacccagaaaaaaaaaatttaggtgtgtttttggtataacgaggttgggtcgttacagatatACATTTCTACAGCTAAACCGATAGAAATTGGAAATTATACAGCTAACTATTCTTATCACAATATTTAAATTTGTGATTATCGTTATCTTCATCAATATGTAATTAAGGTTAGCAATGTGTCATAGTAAATTTTGAAGCAACTGTTTGTGAATTCTATAAACTCTTAGAAATGCTCTGTATTTTTGGTAAAGTTGAGGAGTGTTTGGATGTGAGTTTAAAGTCTGAAAGACCAAAAAAACCATTTGATAACTGAAACATCGACTTTTTCAGACTCACACTTATTAATataataaacaaaataaaaaaaataacgggTCCCACTACTTGGCATCTTCTACGGTGTTTTGTTTGCAAGAGGTAGGAGGGAATTGACATTGGTCGTGTGCAAAAAGACAGAGGAATAAGTAAACATTACTGATGGGAGTGACTTTAGGGAAATTATTTAATGTCTTTTTTCAACTTTTCATGATTAAATTGTTTGACAAGTTCTTAATTCTATAAAATGACGATAATGACAAATAAGTGTGGAAAATAGTTCATGATGACTATTTCTCATGTCCTTTTCATTGTGGTTGAATATTAAACATTCTTATGTCCTTCTCATTGTGGTTAGTTAATACAGAGTATGTTTGACAAATTCTTGattcttattattaaaatataagatATATAAGATGATTCAATATGACATCATAAAAACTATATATCAATAATAAgtggaatatatataaatatataaaactgatTAACGATGTTTGAAATGTAAGTTTAAAAACACTAAGTTTCTGTAAATTACAATGCACTTCATACATTTGCGAACTGATGAAGCTTATTTGTCTTACAAACAAGTCACATATTCAAATAACTTCAACTGGTCACCATAATAACGAATGCGCTTTAAGCCCATTTTGCCATTAGTGACATCCCGCCAGCGCCAAGCAAGACAGCGACGAAAGATTTAATTTGAAGCTTAATGCTTCCTTGAAGCTTTGAACCCATGAAATCGGCTGCAAGAAGATCAACCAACGCCATGTAAATAAGTAATCCAGCGGACGAAGCATTAAGTAATCCTACAGTGATCAACGCACTCGGGCTATTCTCTTTGTATGTCTTTGACAACGCTATCCCAAGAGCGATCCCAAATGGAGTTGTTACCGAGAAGAAAAACGCTAGTACCGCTTTTTTTATCATCTTGTACTCAGCCTGTTTATTGATTATtggttatatgtaaatatatatagatagatcTTGATGATGTAAAAGCTTTTATACCTGAAGAATGCAACCACCAAGACCCATGCCTTCAAACATTTGATGGAAACAAAGAGCTGCAATCAATGGCTTAATTGTGCAAACATCATTTGATGCTCCAACTCCTAGTCCAATCACTATTGAGTGAACAACTATTCCAAGCTCTAGTACCTAAATTTTTTATATACAACTTTTTTTTTATAACCATTTTAACTTATTAAACTACTTTTGTCACACAAGTTAAAGTCATTAAATTCATATACTACGGAGTATCTTTTTAGCAAATTAATACACTTTACGTGGATATATTGAATAACTTTTCCAAGTCATACTTTAAATTGGACAAGATTTAGATAATTttgtttttaagatatttttgtctAAATATTTGTGGACCATCTTTGTAGAGAAAAATGTGACTTAAAAGTATGTATGCTTGTATATAAAGGTGAAGATTGTactgtttttatgtctgcaaaataaaTTAATATTGTGTGCATCACTTAGAAACATATTTTTTAAGTTTGCGAGTTTGCAGACAGAATaaaacattattttatcttatgtattcAATAAAACAAACAGTAAAGATATCTGAGGACGCGTAGACACAAGACATAATAAGAATGACAGACTTAAAAACAAATAACACCTTACTATTACTAGTTTTGGTGGAAAAAAGTTGATAATCGACAATCCAGCCCACAATCGGATGTTAACTTGTAGTCTCACTCAGTAAGTGTGACTATAAAGTGTCAAGGCTTGAATAGCCATTTTTTAAAGAGTATATAAGAGTAATCTCTACTATATTTTGAAATTATGAGAGTTGATTTCGAACATCATGTTTATTGTTTGTTTGATACTAACCATGGCTACGACACGATAGCGAAGAAGTTGTGGTCCTATTGGGCCCTTTGGGCCATGATGATGTCCATGTAATTGCATACCACCACCATTTGCCATAGCCATCTCATGATCTACCACGTCCATCTCACCGCCTTCGGCTAAAATTGCGTTGTTCTTAGTAGTATACATGCTTGTAGCCATTGAGTCCACCATAAGAGTGAAAATAGCCGATAACATAGCCACAAAGCCCGTAAAAGGAAACTTATGCCATGGGTTATCAGACAAACAACTAGACCTCAACATGTCAAATGAATCGGGCAAAACATGCATAAATCCAGTAGCCAAAATTATGCCTGAAGCAAAAGCTTTAACGATGACAAAAAGACTACGGTCTGGATTAAGGGCAGGGATGGAACGAGTGATCAAAGGTAGACATACCCCTATAATACTTGTGATGAGAATTACTGCAATACCGATAATTTTTAAGGTTAAAGCCTTGGATTTGTTATTACATGAATTGTTGGTTTCATCTTCACATTGTGCCAAGACTTTGGTGCATAGAAACACCATAAAAAAGAGGACAACTGATAAATTTTTTGAATTAGAAGCCATGGTTCCTTCAATATTCTTTATAAGTTGTTAAGATGTGTGTGAGTGTAGACCGTAGCTATTTATATAAGCATGTGGcgttatgtgtttatatatataattatcattttataatatgcatgcatgtatgataatgataatgataaatataaatatgtttgaATATGTCCACTTTGAAGTGCATGTAGTATGGCGCTCCTTTgatatattatatagtatatacatatttttataatatgttACAGCTATATCTGTTTTCACATAAAGTTCACAAATAAATGTTTTTTCATTCTTTAAGATTTTAGAAAAATAAATTATTTGTTGCAAGTGAGTTTTGGTTAGTTGAACAATAAATTAAATATGTGACTTAGTATCAtataatgtatcttattatgagtaCACAATCTTgtatagatatttatttattttgttattaaggttgaatcatatatatatgattacaaaTTCAAAACTGCAGAAGTTTTGCCTGTAATTTAGCAAGACGACGAAGTGTGTCTAACTCTTGTCTTTCATGTGCTGGTTTTGTTTTGCCTTGTGTAGCCTGAATTTCATGTCCACGTCACCAGCTTCTAACTAACATAATCACACTTATCAAAATTGTCCAACTCAATAGATAACAATTGCAGACTCAAGTGTTCATAAGTTGtagtatataaattattaattttgtTACAATCTAttcataatattacttttgtaCTTATTTTATGTTATGTCATGTATCAAAACaaatatatctttttttttttaacatcaaaAACACACATACTCTTTTTTATGACGTAATTCAAACTCACAACTTCAAAATTATTGAATTCACTTAATATACAGAATCCATTTGGTAAAACAACAACATCATCCTCTATTCTTTTTACTATATGAATAGGCTTTCAATGAATTTTACAAAATGCATCATCCAAGACATTTGTAAATTATTCttaactacggagtattattaaaaaaaaaaaaggtttgttGTAAGGgcgatgattctcacacacacttttttgatccttacacaccaattgagtattattagaaaagtaaaaggttaaaataggtgtgtgaggatcaaaaaagtatgtgtgagaatcatcccccttgttGTAACGTTACACCAGTAAAGTTGTTATCTACAAGATAAATTAAAACAATAACATACTCTTTGATGACGTAGGGTttggcccaattagggtctacgcaattaacttgggccccaagtcaagtaaccctaatttccatctataaatatggggcaaaacctacatcaagttcacacgctcccaatcgcatacaccctcatgcggtcattcaatctcgcctctcactctctcaatgaaagcacgcggcagtcatagccggatcttctcctcgatcgtcttcacgatcgcaacactagggtttttacctacgggtcttgtagggttttttctccctttgccgtcgatagggtccgactatcgaccggcgggcaattcgttggccaccctcccgagatcatcatctcgggtacgggttattcacggtaaccggaccggagatcaacgacgttgacgcctaaaaaaaccctttcgcattgatgttcgtgtgtaggttttcccttggaaaaaatatgcatgaacaattggcgcccaccgtggggcacgatgcattatgtctcgtgtttctaccgtctatcgttcggtttgaaaggtttgtcttttcttattgagattttaattcgttatatgcggtttaagtacatgaatatttagcgcagatgctcgcgcgcttgcgcaactgtccacacacttttgtccaggttacgcacgctttgcgcacagttgtccgcgactttagacgcaattttcatgCGGTTTTACGCATGCTAGTTCATGCGGTTTCCCACGCATTCTGCATGCGGTTTTTTGCGCATATGTTCGCTGGTTTACGCATAGTTGTTTGCGCAGGCTCCTGTGAACTTATTTTCCGCAGCATGATGAGAAGTTCGAtatgatacttgacaaaaatatcataccgaacttggaggacttgatgacgtagggtttggcccaattagggtctacacaattaacttgggccccaagtcaagtaaccctaattcccatctataaatatggggcaaaacctacatcaagttcacacgctcccaatcgcatacaccctcatgcggtcattcaatctcgcctctcactctctcaatgaaagcacgcgGCAGTCATAGCCGTATCTTCTCCTCGATCGTCTTCACGATCccaacactagggtttttacctacgggtcttgtaggattttttctccctttgccgtcgatagggtccgactatcgaccggcgagaaattcgttggccaccctcccgagatcatcatctcgggtacgggttattcacggtaaccggactggagatcaacgacgttgacgcctaaaaaaaccctttcgcattgatgttcgtgtgtaggttttcccttgTAAAAAATATGCATGAACTGGTTAGTTAAATTATGTGTTCCCATAGTGCAAATGTATAGTAGAGTTAAACACACTTCGTCGTGGTAGGTTTTCAAATTTACgtaaataatacatatcactaacgATTGTTAATTATTTTCGTTAGATTCAATCATGTACCGGGGCGTATCTAATATATTTGCATCGGTAACACGTGCTACTAGTGAAATAAGCCATTTAGTAGAAACAATTTGGAGTTTTTAATTAATAACATTATTGAATACTGAATATTTTTAGACGACATCATTAGACAATGTAAATTTTTTGCAAATATTAACTAATGACACTCATAATTACGATTCCTAGATTCATTATTAATCATGTAAGAGTCGCATGATATTTTCTCTATTATCTTTGTTTCTTATTCACTTCAAAACACACATTTAATCATTTTCTCAATCACAAAGCAAACATTCTATATATTTAGATGAACAAACAAAGTACTCCCTCCATCCTATATTAATAGTCCATTATTACATTTTGGGATGTTCCAAATTAATAGTCAACTTCCATAACTAGAAAAGAATAAGAAGCTAAAGTTCTATTATacccttaatgtatgtggatatgattaaaggagaaagaaaatgtaagggtaaaactggaaagtaaacagaaagtacacTACTTTaatgacattttcttaaactatgttgttttttttttgtctgtgtactattaatatgggactgaggaagtagggatgacaatggatcggatgaTACCATATCCAcattcatatccatttaaattttgctcatccatatccatatccatattcatttaatttCATTTCATCAGTCCATATTCGTATCCGATGGATTAggatatcaaatgaaatgttaatctaacgacaattttattaatttaatatggattataaaaaatataaatattaaatcttTATGTTTTTTATTTGTTACACATGTTTTGATTGTAATGTATCGCCGATTGTGAATTTAATTAAGCAAAAtacgttataatataagtaaataaaCGTTTAAACTAATCTAAATATGTAAATTTGAGTATTGTTAGTATCAATTTAATAATTGTGACTATAACAACccttattttcattaataatttaaaattttgtagGTTTATCTCGATATGTAAATGTATATGCACATATTTTAGtacgtatttatgtatatatagatttattcaggtgataatggatatatccgtGAATGATAAATTATTATTCATATCCGATCCacgaaatatttagatcatccatatctatatccatatccgttaatcgttcatttacatcatccatatctATTATAAATAGATCGGATCGGGTAGATCCCTATAGATGAAACATCCATTGCCATCCTAGGAAGAAGTATCATAAAGTTTTCTATcattaataaagataaaataaCATCATCCAGGATTTACTATACATGATTCCGTACTAGAAAGCAGCTCTCCTTAAGATGTTCAAATAACATATACATCAATGGATACAGAATAATGAATAGTACATGATTGAATTTAACCAAAGATAATTAACGGTTGTTATTTACAGAAACTCTTCGCGTAACTTTTGATAAAATACCAACACTCCCACGTAAGGAGAAAAGTCAAGGGATAGTACGATAACGTAATTTTATGTTAAATTAATAACTAAATTATCCCCAGAGGGGTCGTTGAGTGCTTGAGAATCTCCAAAAGAGACCCATGTTCAATCTCCACCAACCTCATTTTGGGGCCttatctttcaaaaaaaaaaaaaaaaaaaaaaattaataacaaaATTAAAGATTCTTTCAAGTTTGAAAATATATACTCGTATATAAAAGACAGCAAAGTTCATGCCATTGCACATTAAGTCAATATAGTACTCCTAGATTAATAGACCATCTTATCTGTACGGATTCTAAAGAGAACTAGAAATAGTACACGACAGTATTAGTcaggataatatatatttaatcGTGTATTAAAAACTACTCTTTACTAGTGTATAAATCATGCTTAAAAATAATCGATCGTTGACAAAAGTACGGCAAGATCCGTGTTGGGTACATGTACGGCTGTACTatgttataatttatatatatgaaaattaGTACTGTTTTATTGTTGAAATTTCACGTACTATCGTCATCTATCTTTATGTTATTGGCTTGTGAATTTGATAATATCACCCCTTGTTACTTCTAAACGTTTGACTATCTATATTTTTAACTTTTCCTTACGTTTTACTTTTATTACTCCGTGAATTTTTTTCACATTTCTTTTGGTTTATATATTCCAGAACTAGAAGTCTAGAATACCAGACAAAATATTTATAACCTACAATTTTACAAGACTTATTTAGATGTACATCCGTAGTCAAATAAAAGTAATTTTTCCGATCGACGTCCACTTGTACACATAACGACTTATACGAAGATCTATAGAAGAACAGTCGACTGACGATAGTTGATGATTTTAAGCCTAAAGTGCTTTTAATTCGATCTAAGAACTCTGAGATAAACCTAACTACCAAATCAGTTTGACAATTGAACGAAAGCCAAATTGTGATGATTTTTCGTTCAAAACTTGAATTAAACACGAATTAATATTTGTGATCAATGTTGTAAAAACTTCGATTACTGCCCGATTAATCCCAGATTACTCGTTATTAAGAATAGTCCGTTCCGATTTTTTAAAATCAGTTTAATTAATTTGTCAACGTTGGTTACTGAATCAAAATCGAATTTGTTGATCAAAGTCCATCAAAGCTAAAATTGGTCAATATTTTATAATGAATTTAAACTAAAATTTTAGAGTTTTTGAAAAAATAAACGATTTTAGACTAATATGTTAGTGTTTGTGTTTatggttttcttttatatttacatacataattttgaaatttattatttaaatatatataaaaagtacaatattatccgattaatccccgaattaccgATTACTCCTTCCAAATCCTCAAccaattaatccccgaatagcgaattttgcaaactTGTTTGCGATCGATCCCTAGACCTAAGCTTAAGTATCCATAATCAAATACATGATTATTCTTAGACATATCACTCTATTTTTGACAGCTCCATTGCAAAGATATCCGACGAAAGATTCATATTTGGTTGGATGGGAGCATGTTCCTCTCTTGGCATTATGTTAATGACTGGATCGAGACCTGGCCTACTTCGCTAATGAAGAAGGACATTAGTACAATGATAACTGTTTAAATTGATAAACTGAAACAATGATCATTTGtattaagaatttaaatggattaCAAGCTGAATTGTTGTTTTTGTTTACATGATACAAGTGTTTTTATACACTAATAAGGCTAACAGCTAATTCTAATATAATTCTAATATTGGAAAGGATCCAATTGAATTTTTGGAACCCTCAATACATTTTGGGAAATACTGCAGGAAGTGTGCAGCCTTGACCCGTTACTTTGGCATGTTGTTGACCCTTGTGATATATCCAAACAGGGAGATGATGATTCTATAATCTGATCACAAATAAGTCAAATAACCAAATTTGGTTATTTGACCTTGATGCCTTG of the Rutidosis leptorrhynchoides isolate AG116_Rl617_1_P2 chromosome 5, CSIRO_AGI_Rlap_v1, whole genome shotgun sequence genome contains:
- the LOC139847855 gene encoding probable zinc transporter 10 → MASNSKNLSVVLFFMVFLCTKVLAQCEDETNNSCNNKSKALTLKIIGIAVILITSIIGVCLPLITRSIPALNPDRSLFVIVKAFASGIILATGFMHVLPDSFDMLRSSCLSDNPWHKFPFTGFVAMLSAIFTLMVDSMATSMYTTKNNAILAEGGEMDVVDHEMAMANGGGMQLHGHHHGPKGPIGPQLLRYRVVAMVLELGIVVHSIVIGLGVGASNDVCTIKPLIAALCFHQMFEGMGLGGCILQAEYKMIKKAVLAFFFSVTTPFGIALGIALSKTYKENSPSALITVGLLNASSAGLLIYMALVDLLAADFMGSKLQGSIKLQIKSFVAVLLGAGGMSLMAKWA